One stretch of Ictalurus punctatus breed USDA103 chromosome 5, Coco_2.0, whole genome shotgun sequence DNA includes these proteins:
- the stx2b gene encoding syntaxin-2 isoform X2, with protein MRDRLAELKSGRPSDEEDGSVAVLVDRGGFMEGFFRKVEEVRSIVDKISSQVNEVKKKHSMILSAPNPDERTKEELEQLTVEIKKNANVVRTKLKSMQQNLPPEDQANRASVDERIQRTQYSVLSRKFVEVMTEYNDTQVSFRERSKGRIQRQLEITGKRTTNEELEDMLESGNPSIFTSDIILNSQITRQALNEIESRHRDIIRLESSIKELHDMFVDMAMLVETQGEMIDNIENNVRNAVEYVGKANEEVKKAVRYQKSARRKYIILAVILLVIIGVLALIIGLSVGLSSKSTITPASSITTSTNPA; from the exons atgcggGACCGTCTGGCTgaactgaaatct GGGAGGCCCAGCGATGAGGAAGATGGCAGCGTCGCGGTTCTTGTGGATCGAGGCGGCTTTATGGAGGGCTTTTTCAGAAAG GTGGAGGAGGTCAGGAGCATCGTTGATAAGATCTCCTCGCAGGTGAACGAGGTGAAGAAGAAGCACAGCATGATCCTCTCAGCTCCCAACCCTGATGAAA GGACCAAAGAGGAGCTCGAGCAGCTGACGGTCGAAATCAAGAAAAATGCCAATGTGGTGCGGACCAAACTCAAat CTATGCAGCAGAACTTGCCTCCCGAAGACCAAGCCAACCGTGCCTCAGTGGACGAGCGCATCCAGAGAACGCAG TATTCAGTCTTGTCTCGGAAGTTTGTGGAGGTCATGACTGAGTACAACGACACGCAGGTCTCCTTCAGAGAGCGGAGCAAGGGCAGGATCCAGAGACAGCTGGAGATca CTGGAAAGAGGACCACCAATGAGGAACTGGAGGACATGCTGGAGAGCGGGAACCCCTCCATTTTTACCTCGGAT ATCATCTTGAACTCGCAGATCACGCGGCAGGCGCTGAACGAGATCGAGTCACGGCACAGAGACATCATCCGCCTCGAGTCCAGCATCAAAGAGCTCCACGACATGTTCGTGGACATGGCTATGCTCGTCGAGACGCAG GGTGAGATGATCGACAACATAGAGAACAACGTGAGGAACGCCGTGGAGTATGTAGGCAAAGCTAATGAGGAGGTGAAGAAAGCTGTGAGGTACCAGAAGAGCGCCCGCCGG AAATACATCATTCTGGCTGTGATCCTGCTGGTGATAATCGGTGTCCTCGCGCTAATCATCGGCCTTTCCGTGGGCCTGTCGTCCAAATCGACTATAACCCCCGCCTCCTCCATTACTACATCAACTAATCCCGCTTAA
- the stx2b gene encoding syntaxin-2 isoform X1: MHARRGEFCALGRPSDEEDGSVAVLVDRGGFMEGFFRKVEEVRSIVDKISSQVNEVKKKHSMILSAPNPDERTKEELEQLTVEIKKNANVVRTKLKSMQQNLPPEDQANRASVDERIQRTQYSVLSRKFVEVMTEYNDTQVSFRERSKGRIQRQLEITGKRTTNEELEDMLESGNPSIFTSDIILNSQITRQALNEIESRHRDIIRLESSIKELHDMFVDMAMLVETQGEMIDNIENNVRNAVEYVGKANEEVKKAVRYQKSARRKYIILAVILLVIIGVLALIIGLSVGLSSKSTITPASSITTSTNPA; encoded by the exons ATGCACGCTCGAAGAGGAGAGTTTTGTGCTCTG GGGAGGCCCAGCGATGAGGAAGATGGCAGCGTCGCGGTTCTTGTGGATCGAGGCGGCTTTATGGAGGGCTTTTTCAGAAAG GTGGAGGAGGTCAGGAGCATCGTTGATAAGATCTCCTCGCAGGTGAACGAGGTGAAGAAGAAGCACAGCATGATCCTCTCAGCTCCCAACCCTGATGAAA GGACCAAAGAGGAGCTCGAGCAGCTGACGGTCGAAATCAAGAAAAATGCCAATGTGGTGCGGACCAAACTCAAat CTATGCAGCAGAACTTGCCTCCCGAAGACCAAGCCAACCGTGCCTCAGTGGACGAGCGCATCCAGAGAACGCAG TATTCAGTCTTGTCTCGGAAGTTTGTGGAGGTCATGACTGAGTACAACGACACGCAGGTCTCCTTCAGAGAGCGGAGCAAGGGCAGGATCCAGAGACAGCTGGAGATca CTGGAAAGAGGACCACCAATGAGGAACTGGAGGACATGCTGGAGAGCGGGAACCCCTCCATTTTTACCTCGGAT ATCATCTTGAACTCGCAGATCACGCGGCAGGCGCTGAACGAGATCGAGTCACGGCACAGAGACATCATCCGCCTCGAGTCCAGCATCAAAGAGCTCCACGACATGTTCGTGGACATGGCTATGCTCGTCGAGACGCAG GGTGAGATGATCGACAACATAGAGAACAACGTGAGGAACGCCGTGGAGTATGTAGGCAAAGCTAATGAGGAGGTGAAGAAAGCTGTGAGGTACCAGAAGAGCGCCCGCCGG AAATACATCATTCTGGCTGTGATCCTGCTGGTGATAATCGGTGTCCTCGCGCTAATCATCGGCCTTTCCGTGGGCCTGTCGTCCAAATCGACTATAACCCCCGCCTCCTCCATTACTACATCAACTAATCCCGCTTAA
- the stx2b gene encoding syntaxin-1A isoform X4 has product MRDRLAELKSGRPSDEEDGSVAVLVDRGGFMEGFFRKVEEVRSIVDKISSQVNEVKKKHSMILSAPNPDERTKEELEQLTVEIKKNANVVRTKLKSMQQNLPPEDQANRASVDERIQRTQYSVLSRKFVEVMTEYNDTQVSFRERSKGRIQRQLEITGKRTTNEELEDMLESGNPSIFTSDIILNSQITRQALNEIESRHRDIIRLESSIKELHDMFVDMAMLVETQGEMIDNIENNVRNAVEYVGKANEEVKKAVRYQKSARRKIVYVAICGLVCLLLLLIVIVGVFAS; this is encoded by the exons atgcggGACCGTCTGGCTgaactgaaatct GGGAGGCCCAGCGATGAGGAAGATGGCAGCGTCGCGGTTCTTGTGGATCGAGGCGGCTTTATGGAGGGCTTTTTCAGAAAG GTGGAGGAGGTCAGGAGCATCGTTGATAAGATCTCCTCGCAGGTGAACGAGGTGAAGAAGAAGCACAGCATGATCCTCTCAGCTCCCAACCCTGATGAAA GGACCAAAGAGGAGCTCGAGCAGCTGACGGTCGAAATCAAGAAAAATGCCAATGTGGTGCGGACCAAACTCAAat CTATGCAGCAGAACTTGCCTCCCGAAGACCAAGCCAACCGTGCCTCAGTGGACGAGCGCATCCAGAGAACGCAG TATTCAGTCTTGTCTCGGAAGTTTGTGGAGGTCATGACTGAGTACAACGACACGCAGGTCTCCTTCAGAGAGCGGAGCAAGGGCAGGATCCAGAGACAGCTGGAGATca CTGGAAAGAGGACCACCAATGAGGAACTGGAGGACATGCTGGAGAGCGGGAACCCCTCCATTTTTACCTCGGAT ATCATCTTGAACTCGCAGATCACGCGGCAGGCGCTGAACGAGATCGAGTCACGGCACAGAGACATCATCCGCCTCGAGTCCAGCATCAAAGAGCTCCACGACATGTTCGTGGACATGGCTATGCTCGTCGAGACGCAG GGTGAGATGATCGACAACATAGAGAACAACGTGAGGAACGCCGTGGAGTATGTAGGCAAAGCTAATGAGGAGGTGAAGAAAGCTGTGAGGTACCAGAAGAGCGCCCGCCGG aAAATTGTGTACGTTGCCATTTGCGGATTGGTGTGCCTTCTTCTACTGCTCATCGTTATCGTCGGAGTGTTTGCTAGTTAG
- the stx2b gene encoding syntaxin-1A isoform X3, translating into MHARRGEFCALGRPSDEEDGSVAVLVDRGGFMEGFFRKVEEVRSIVDKISSQVNEVKKKHSMILSAPNPDERTKEELEQLTVEIKKNANVVRTKLKSMQQNLPPEDQANRASVDERIQRTQYSVLSRKFVEVMTEYNDTQVSFRERSKGRIQRQLEITGKRTTNEELEDMLESGNPSIFTSDIILNSQITRQALNEIESRHRDIIRLESSIKELHDMFVDMAMLVETQGEMIDNIENNVRNAVEYVGKANEEVKKAVRYQKSARRKIVYVAICGLVCLLLLLIVIVGVFAS; encoded by the exons ATGCACGCTCGAAGAGGAGAGTTTTGTGCTCTG GGGAGGCCCAGCGATGAGGAAGATGGCAGCGTCGCGGTTCTTGTGGATCGAGGCGGCTTTATGGAGGGCTTTTTCAGAAAG GTGGAGGAGGTCAGGAGCATCGTTGATAAGATCTCCTCGCAGGTGAACGAGGTGAAGAAGAAGCACAGCATGATCCTCTCAGCTCCCAACCCTGATGAAA GGACCAAAGAGGAGCTCGAGCAGCTGACGGTCGAAATCAAGAAAAATGCCAATGTGGTGCGGACCAAACTCAAat CTATGCAGCAGAACTTGCCTCCCGAAGACCAAGCCAACCGTGCCTCAGTGGACGAGCGCATCCAGAGAACGCAG TATTCAGTCTTGTCTCGGAAGTTTGTGGAGGTCATGACTGAGTACAACGACACGCAGGTCTCCTTCAGAGAGCGGAGCAAGGGCAGGATCCAGAGACAGCTGGAGATca CTGGAAAGAGGACCACCAATGAGGAACTGGAGGACATGCTGGAGAGCGGGAACCCCTCCATTTTTACCTCGGAT ATCATCTTGAACTCGCAGATCACGCGGCAGGCGCTGAACGAGATCGAGTCACGGCACAGAGACATCATCCGCCTCGAGTCCAGCATCAAAGAGCTCCACGACATGTTCGTGGACATGGCTATGCTCGTCGAGACGCAG GGTGAGATGATCGACAACATAGAGAACAACGTGAGGAACGCCGTGGAGTATGTAGGCAAAGCTAATGAGGAGGTGAAGAAAGCTGTGAGGTACCAGAAGAGCGCCCGCCGG aAAATTGTGTACGTTGCCATTTGCGGATTGGTGTGCCTTCTTCTACTGCTCATCGTTATCGTCGGAGTGTTTGCTAGTTAG